The stretch of DNA TTCCAATTACAAATGTTGATTTTTTATAAATCCCTTTTCGATCTTTTTGTTTATAAAAATCTCCCACTAACCTAAAATTCTCGTTCAAGTAACTCTCAATCAAGCCTACGGCTACAACTGAATAATAAACCGCAACTCCTACTTCCCCCGTATATATCTTTTCTCGTCTAACGTTGATGAACTCATCCTTATAGCCAATAGTGTTATTGTAAATTCTTAATTCTCTGGCAATCGCATCGACAAACATAAAGTGGGGCTTATTGCTAGTAGAGAACAGCTTGTATCTTCGTGCGATATTATCATTGGATACAAATCCTTCATTAACCTGTTCTTTGTTAAATTCTTCTTCTAAACGCTCAACTTTATTGCCTATTTTAACTATTTTTTTATCTTGCTCTAAATTCTTCTTATCCTGTTCAACCATGAAGTTTACAGTTGCTTGTAAAATTTCCAATTCTGTAGGGATTTTTATTGGCACAATATTACCAGATTCCCTCATGTCAAAATACTCATCTAATATTTGATCATATACAGACCATGAATGTTCGTCATCAAATATCTTTATTAACTTTGCATATCCTCTTTCAGATAATAGGTAGATATTTTTTGCTGCATTAATCGAATTAATTGTAAAAATCTCGCGGTCGACCAAATCGACTGCGAAATCTAATCCTTTCACATCAATAACATCTACACCGTCAATAAATCTTTTTCTGTTACTATTGATTGCTTCATTTACGTGCTTCAGTTCTTTCTTGTGCATTTCAGCGATATGCTTCGCAAGCATTGCTCTTTTGTCTATCCCGAAACCACCCGATATATGTGGAATTGTTTTTCCACGAACAATCACATTATTATTAATAGCTAAATTCTCCAAATATCTATCTCCTCATATTTTGATTAAATCACGATTTTATGACCCAAAATGCTCCAACTGGTTATTCTCCAGTATTTCAATCTCACGCTCACTAAACCCAACGTCATTGAGTCTCAGGAGCATCTTACTGACCTCTTTATTACTTACTGTCATTCCTTCTTTCAACAAATCGTGGGAGCCTTACAATGGTTCCTACGATGTCCCTGGCCCTGCCCTCGTTGTAATAGATCTTATTCCCTCTTACGAATTTCCAATCGCTCAAGCAAACAACTTTTCCATTCTTCCAATACGTCATATTGTGCTTGAAGTCAAATTGATTGATCACCTCTTCCGGCTTTCCAATCCATTGAGTAATGATCTGGTATCTCCCAAGTGAGATTGCATTTTGAGTAATAGTCATATTGATGTCTTTGTACAATCCACCGCTTCGTAAATCGCCTTTGTAGGTTGTTTGGTTCAAGAAATACTCCCTAAGTCGTTCACCCAAATAATCCGACTCTACAAAAAAATCATAATCCTTCGGTTCCTTACCATGATAAAGACTGTAAATGCAGCCACCAGAGATGTATGACTTATCAAAGAATTCTTTTCGCAATCCTTCTGGTAGCAACTTAATTAGGTCATCTTTGACATATAGAAGCTCATTATTGATCTTATTAATCTTCTCATTATGTATTTGTTCTGGTGTTTTATATGCATTCTTAAAGATTCCCATCTTCAATAACAATTGTTTAATTCGTTTCATTCTATTCTCCCCTCAAAATTCTTGATCAAATTCTCCATTTATCAAGTTTTTTGTTCATCTTCATCTTCAATGTCATCCTCAGTTTCGTTATAATATTCATCCAACGAATAATATCCCGTATTGCTTCCACTGTCTAGCAATCTTTTCTCATGGACGCATGACTTAATGAAGTCAAACAGACAATCATCACACACATTGATTACGAACTCACTTCCGTCCATCTTACTACCATAGCCAGCACGATAATGGTTTGGAGAAAGCTCCCATACTTCGTTTTGTAGATACCATTCAGAATGATTATCGTCTAGTGAATACTTTGTTTCTTTGCCGCATTTGTCACAAATATGAGTATGTAAAACCCCACATTCTTTTTCATGTTCGGTGCATTGGTATTCATTAGAGAATGTCTCGTTGCATTTTTCGCATTCATATGTATTATTAATTTTCATTCATTCGCTCTCTTTCTTGTTTTTATTCTTATGCATTTCCTTGAATCTCTCACTTGCTGCCTGTTTTTGCTCATCGCTCATATTTCTTTCTTTGCCTGTTCTAAAGGACACTTGATTAAACTTTAGATCTTTATAATAATGACCTCCATCCGAATCAACTTTATAGGCTTCTGCACCTACTTTACGCAATTTTGTAATGATTGTTTGCTGTAGTGTGTACACAGACCACGTTTTGCAGTCATCGTCGGAGCGAATTATTGTTTCTCGTTCTTCTGCTGTTGCCATATGTATTAATCATCCCTTCTGTTTAATGATGAAAGTTTCATTTTATTCGACTATTTCTAACTTTACTTTTTTGCTTCTGTTGGCAAATCCAGATATATCAACACCATCAATAGTTATTTTTGTACTATATTCTTCTCGAACGATCTCCATTTTACCGATGATAGAGGTATTGACATATTGCTCAAAGTTTTTAACAAATCCTTCAATATCGCCAAACTTATATTCTTCATGTTCTTCGTATTCATTAAGATTAAATCTGAAGTTAATAAGATGTTCCCCTTCACCTGAAGCTTCCCACATTTGATGAACATTTAGCTCAATACCAAATCTCTCGTTGACCTCTTTAATAATTCTCTCGCTAAATTGGAAGAAGTCACCGTAGTGCCTAACTGCCTGTTCAATATCACTAAAACGGTGATAATAATAATTCCACTCTCCTTCGCCAATCTGAAAAGAGAAATCGCAAATATCTGAATCTAGTGAAACTAGGTAGCCACCATCATCTAGATCTGTTTTAACTTTAATATCAACATATTCAGGAAGTGAGCTTCGAAATTTTTTATAAATGTTTTCTATACTTAAGCCATTTTCATCTTCTACTGAATCAACTTGTTTAACATATGTATTTTTTAAATATTCTATCAACTCGTCTTCACTCAAAAATTCCGTACCATCGATCTTAGAAATATATTTCTTCATGCGTTTCCTCCATTTATTTTTAAGTGAAATGCTGATTTTATTTACTCTTCGACAAGCATTTTAATTTCCCATTTACGCCCATCTTTGTCGGTTATGGTTGCTACGGCAGTATTTTCAATCAAATGTGTGCCAGTCATCTGTGCCTTCTTGCCAAAGAACTTTGTAAGTTGATTATAAAAATAGATTGAATTATTTGCGTCCATACCAACACCATCCTTCCGGTTCATCTTCTCCTAATTTCCAATCATCATTTTCACATGCTTCACAACCAGGACATGGACAATAATCATCTACATCAACCGCATATCCAATTTGACCAGTTCCATTACAGAGATTCATTGCCTGATTGGAACTCAAATCGACACCAATATAATAGCCTTTTCCTCTTATATTCATGTTAGATTGCTGAATCTGAATTTTACTACCATTCGCAAGCACGATTTCATCCACCAACTACACACCTTCTTTCCTGATAAATGATCCATTTTACTGGGACAAAATTTTGGCAATATGATGCAAAGACTCACTCAGACGCAAAGAACCATCGACTGTTTTCTTAACGATTTCAGTAGTAGCTAAAATCTGTTCCTCCAGCAATTTATCTTTTACGGCTTGGATAAAGTTATTTCGACCTCCATTTAATTCAATATACTCTTGATAAGTTAGACTTCCCAAAACTTCCTTTTCAATTTCGCTTCTATTTTTAGACATTGCCTATCTCCTTTCTAAATGAAATATCAATTTTATCTGCTTAATAACTTTGCCGCTACTCCATGCAGATTGTTGACTTTTTGTATCTCCTTCTTCAAAATTCTTTTAAATTCATTTTGGTCACTCACATCTGAAATTCCTTTATAGGAGAAATATGAATAACCTCTTTCGAATTTCCCTTCAGCAGAGAATTCGACTATATATTTGTAATCATCTTTCCCCAATAGTACATTTGTGGTGACAACTACGTATTTTTTGTCTTTGTGAAAACAACTAATCTCAATTGATTCTGGATAGTAAAGTTTATATCCGTAATCAATGTAAAACTGCATGTCTCCGATAATTTCTATGCTCTCTGTTTTAATTACTTTGGGATCAATCTTATTCTGATTATTCATTTTTATCTTTTCCTTTCCAGCCATTAATCCATCCAACCAGCCCCTTAGACGAATAAGAAATTTCACCACCAAACAAACCGCACCAGACCAACGAACCACCTACACAGGTTAAAATCCAGAAGTATGCCCAAGCAAAACCACCACTCATCTCAACTGTTACATTGGGATATAGAATGCTGAAGACTATAAATGGAATTGCTAAGAAAAACAAAAACCAGTTGTTCTTAAAATAATTTTTCATTTTCAAATTTCTCCATTCCTTAAAATTGGCCTTAATTTGCCTTACGCACCGAAAATTACTATAACCTTCCTATGTTGATCATACAATTAACTCCTTGTTTCACCATTGGTTGCAGTTTGTAGAAATCAAATCAAATATGTATGATTAAAATAACTTAATGAGGAGGTGTTAAATATGGTACAAACCATTTATCAAATGATCAATAAGAAAACAAACGCTCGTACTGAATGTACCAAAAAATACATTCAGAAATGGACCAAACTTGGTTTTGAAATCGAATCAACGCGCTTTGGAAAACTATTGGATGAGGAGGTGTAACCTCCTTTTCTGCGTGAAATCCTTATTTTATGGTTCGATATATTTGCTTACTTCTTCATATGTATCAAACATGCATCCTGAATCTTGAACAATTTCTTCTCCTTCTTGATTCAGATACTCAAAGTCAACATCCAAGATTGCATGTTGTTTCATTAATCTAACCAAAACTTCTCTTCGAATCTCATGACCTTCTTCAATTAGATTTCCCTTGTGATACAAGCCTTCCCAATCATTTAAACCAACGACAATGAATTTGTTTTCCATTTTAACCACCTCTACATTGTTTTGTTGTACATATATTTCATTTCTTCTTCTAATGATTCATATCCAAATCTATGTTTTGTTTGTGGAAAGATAACCTTACTAAAGGCTAATCCACAATGCTGAATTGTAAGAATAATTTTATGATCAACGTCTTTACCGCCTGTTTCCTCTTTTTCATAAAGAAG from Paenibacillus sophorae encodes:
- a CDS encoding ORF6N domain-containing protein, whose product is MENLAINNNVIVRGKTIPHISGGFGIDKRAMLAKHIAEMHKKELKHVNEAINSNRKRFIDGVDVIDVKGLDFAVDLVDREIFTINSINAAKNIYLLSERGYAKLIKIFDDEHSWSVYDQILDEYFDMRESGNIVPIKIPTELEILQATVNFMVEQDKKNLEQDKKIVKIGNKVERLEEEFNKEQVNEGFVSNDNIARRYKLFSTSNKPHFMFVDAIARELRIYNNTIGYKDEFINVRREKIYTGEVGVAVYYSVVAVGLIESYLNENFRLVGDFYKQKDRKGIYKKSTFVIGNVNYNFNETTFNKYKSH